One Fuerstiella marisgermanici DNA window includes the following coding sequences:
- a CDS encoding DsbA family oxidoreductase, whose translation MNLVVDVISDVICPWCFIGKRRLSNAISSLGDDAEIQVRWHPFQLNPTMPAEGITRREYRTRKFGSWERSQALDANVTAVGAAEGVSFSFDRVERTPNTVNAHRVNWLAGQRGAQDAVVESLFMAYFSHGLDIGDPKTLAQLAADAGLKRPDVERLLNSDDGMEEIAAGKAFSRQHNVSSVPFFIVNDEVLLSGAQPPETFLKAFKLAGGSTAGSPPGEVQ comes from the coding sequence ATGAATCTCGTCGTTGACGTCATTTCCGATGTGATTTGCCCCTGGTGCTTCATTGGCAAGCGGCGGCTTAGCAATGCGATTTCATCCCTTGGCGACGACGCTGAAATTCAAGTGCGTTGGCATCCGTTTCAGTTGAACCCGACTATGCCCGCCGAGGGTATTACTCGCAGAGAGTATCGGACCAGGAAGTTCGGCAGTTGGGAGCGATCACAGGCGTTGGATGCCAACGTCACTGCTGTTGGGGCAGCGGAAGGAGTTTCGTTTTCGTTCGACAGGGTCGAACGCACGCCGAACACTGTTAATGCACACCGAGTCAATTGGCTTGCGGGCCAGCGCGGCGCCCAGGATGCCGTTGTGGAATCGCTATTCATGGCGTATTTCAGTCACGGCCTGGATATCGGAGACCCAAAGACGTTGGCTCAGCTTGCGGCTGATGCCGGGCTGAAGAGGCCGGATGTCGAACGATTGCTGAACAGTGATGACGGCATGGAAGAGATTGCCGCAGGAAAAGCTTTCTCGCGACAACACAACGTCAGCAGTGTGCCATTCTTTATCGTCAATGACGAAGTCTTATTGTCCGGCGCTCAGCCACCAGAAACGTTTCTTAAAGCGTTTAAGTTGGCCGGCGGATCTACAGCTGGTTCGCCGCCTGGCGAAGTTCAGTAA
- a CDS encoding DoxX family protein, which translates to MRRVKTASKFLLAIFMIGAGTMHFVNPEFFLRIMPPYLPLHAELVMISGAGEILLGVLLLVPKLSYMAAWGIIALLIAVYPANIYLYQNQDLMPAPPLVHLLRLPMQGLLILWAYWHTKDATHDAASSEPGRL; encoded by the coding sequence ATGAGACGCGTCAAGACGGCATCGAAATTTCTGCTGGCGATCTTCATGATCGGTGCTGGCACAATGCACTTTGTGAATCCAGAGTTCTTTCTGCGGATCATGCCACCATATCTGCCGCTGCATGCGGAACTCGTGATGATCAGCGGCGCTGGTGAGATTCTGTTGGGCGTCTTGTTGCTGGTGCCGAAGTTATCTTATATGGCGGCATGGGGAATCATCGCCCTGTTAATCGCCGTCTATCCGGCCAACATCTATCTCTACCAGAATCAGGACTTGATGCCGGCGCCACCGCTTGTTCACCTTCTGAGGTTGCCGATGCAGGGCCTATTGATCCTGTGGGCGTACTGGCATACGAAAGATGCAACTCACGACGCTGCGTCGTCCGAGCCTGGCCGCCTATGA
- a CDS encoding DUF1501 domain-containing protein, protein MTTTNTDSCHFDRRRFFTSAASGLGSVAMASMLQDDGLLAADSQLPFSHFVPKAKRCIYLFMEGGPSQMDLCDPKPKLNELDGQPMPESLLNEIKFAFIQKESARLMGSPRRFQRYGECGMELSELMPHISTCADDIALVRSMHCDQFNHLPGQLLMLSGSPLQGWPTLGSWLNYGLGSESKNLPSYVAMTTLGRGLPGGASSWSSGFLPSQYSGTLFRNQGSPVLNLANPPGVSRDVQSRSLQAINDLNRERFDRIGNPEIASRIEAYELAFRMQQTAPELLDLSGESKATLEAYGLDRPDTAKDTTAGFMGSYARNCLLARRMIERGVRFVTLFLSTWDHHSGLDSGLERYTQISDQPVTALLKDLKQRGLLDETLVVWGGEFGRTPLGENRANFKTVTGRDHHPYSFSMWLAGGGVKGGQVIGETDEIGWGVAKDPVHVHDLHATLLHLFGLDHERLTYRFQGRDFRLTDVAGNIVNQLLT, encoded by the coding sequence GACGATTCTTCACGTCCGCTGCCAGCGGATTAGGATCAGTGGCGATGGCGTCTATGCTGCAGGACGACGGTCTGCTGGCGGCTGATTCGCAATTGCCGTTTTCTCATTTCGTTCCGAAGGCGAAGCGGTGCATCTATCTGTTTATGGAGGGTGGGCCGAGTCAGATGGATCTGTGCGATCCAAAGCCGAAGCTAAATGAACTCGACGGCCAGCCGATGCCGGAATCGTTACTCAACGAAATCAAGTTTGCATTCATTCAGAAAGAAAGCGCCCGGCTAATGGGCTCACCCCGCCGATTCCAGCGGTACGGGGAATGCGGAATGGAGTTGTCCGAGCTGATGCCTCACATCAGTACCTGCGCAGATGACATTGCCCTGGTTCGTTCGATGCATTGCGACCAGTTCAATCACCTGCCTGGTCAACTGCTGATGCTCAGCGGTTCACCACTGCAGGGGTGGCCGACGTTGGGATCGTGGCTCAACTACGGTCTCGGCAGCGAATCAAAGAACCTGCCCAGCTACGTGGCGATGACAACGCTCGGTCGCGGCCTGCCTGGCGGAGCATCCAGTTGGTCCAGCGGGTTTCTGCCGTCGCAGTATTCGGGCACACTGTTTCGCAATCAGGGAAGTCCCGTGCTAAACCTCGCCAATCCTCCCGGCGTGTCGCGCGATGTTCAGTCGAGAAGTTTGCAGGCGATCAACGATCTCAATCGTGAGCGGTTTGACCGCATTGGCAATCCGGAAATCGCCAGTCGCATCGAAGCATACGAACTCGCTTTTCGAATGCAGCAAACGGCTCCGGAACTGTTGGATCTGTCTGGCGAATCCAAAGCAACGCTCGAAGCATACGGGCTTGATCGTCCTGACACGGCGAAAGACACCACGGCAGGGTTCATGGGATCTTACGCCCGCAACTGTCTACTCGCTCGCCGCATGATCGAACGCGGCGTGCGATTTGTGACGTTGTTTCTGTCCACATGGGATCACCACAGCGGACTGGACAGTGGTCTGGAACGCTATACGCAGATTTCCGATCAACCTGTCACAGCTCTGCTGAAAGATCTGAAGCAACGCGGGCTGCTGGACGAAACGCTGGTGGTCTGGGGCGGAGAATTCGGCAGGACGCCGCTGGGTGAGAATCGTGCCAACTTCAAGACGGTGACCGGTCGCGACCATCACCCGTATTCCTTCAGCATGTGGCTGGCAGGAGGCGGCGTCAAAGGCGGTCAGGTCATCGGCGAAACCGATGAAATCGGTTGGGGAGTCGCCAAAGATCCCGTTCACGTCCACGACCTTCACGCAACGCTGTTACATCTGTTTGGCCTGGACCACGAGCGATTGACCTACCGATTTCAGGGGCGTGATTTTCGCCTGACCGACGTCGCCGGAAATATCGTCAACCAACTGCTCACTTGA